In Cytobacillus oceanisediminis, the following proteins share a genomic window:
- a CDS encoding CvpA family protein yields the protein MLDLAIIIILVFGFFIGLKRGFILQLIHLTGFIIAFIVARMYYGELAPKLTLWVPYPSFSSDSAIQTLFENADLEDAYYRAIAFVVIFFAVRILLQIIGSMLDFVAHLPVLKQLNVWAGGILGFIEVYLIMFILLYIAALVPIEVLQGPINNSFMAELMVKNTPVLSNQLKEMWVEYMAA from the coding sequence ATGCTGGATCTTGCAATTATCATTATTTTGGTTTTTGGCTTTTTTATAGGCTTAAAAAGAGGATTTATCCTCCAATTAATTCATTTGACTGGATTCATTATTGCTTTCATTGTAGCCCGTATGTATTACGGCGAACTAGCACCTAAGCTGACCTTATGGGTGCCATATCCCAGCTTTAGCAGTGACTCGGCGATTCAGACGTTATTTGAGAATGCAGATCTTGAAGATGCTTACTATCGCGCCATTGCATTTGTCGTGATTTTTTTTGCGGTAAGAATATTACTGCAGATTATCGGAAGCATGCTTGATTTTGTTGCCCATCTTCCTGTTTTAAAACAGCTGAATGTTTGGGCTGGCGGCATTCTCGGATTTATCGAAGTCTATCTTATCATGTTTATTCTATTATACATAGCCGCACTGGTTCCAATAGAAGTGCTGCAGGGGCCGATCAATAATTCCTTTATGGCAGAATTAATGGTTAAGAATACGCCTGTTCTCTCTAACCAGCTCAAAGAAATGTGGGTTGAATATATGGCTGCGTAA
- the zapA gene encoding cell division protein ZapA codes for MSEIQRNRTSVDIYGQQYVIVGSESSSHVRLVASLVDDKMREISSKNPSLDISKLAVLTAVNAVNDYIKLTDRLERLENELNRVKDGK; via the coding sequence TTGTCAGAGATACAAAGAAATCGAACAAGTGTAGATATTTATGGACAGCAATATGTAATAGTAGGCTCAGAGAGCTCCAGCCATGTTCGCCTTGTCGCTTCGCTGGTTGACGATAAAATGCGTGAGATCAGTTCGAAGAATCCTTCACTCGACATTAGTAAGTTAGCCGTGCTAACCGCAGTCAATGCTGTTAATGATTATATAAAGCTAACAGACCGTCTGGAACGGCTGGAGAACGAATTAAATAGAGTAAAGGACGGAAAGTAG